A region of Esox lucius isolate fEsoLuc1 chromosome 3, fEsoLuc1.pri, whole genome shotgun sequence DNA encodes the following proteins:
- the LOC105030446 gene encoding alpha-amylase 1 gives MMKYIVVLAVLCLGLSWAYNNPHTKHGRQTIVHLFEWKWTDIAAECERFLAPKGYAGVQISPPQESIVLTNPWRPWWERYQPISYNLCSRSGNENDLKDMITRCNNVGVNIYVDAVINHMCGSGAGEGTHSNCGTYFNANKREFPSIPYGAFDFNNAKCKTSSGNIENYNDINQVRDCKLVSLLDLALEKDYVRGKVADYMNKLIDMGVAGFRVDACKHMWPGDMEAVFGRLHNLNAKWFDKNSRPFIFQEVIDMGFEAIKASEYFHLGRVTEFKYSVKLGTIMRKWDNEKLCYTKNWGEGWGFMPSHNALVFVDNHDNQRGHGAGGPSIVTHKDSRLYKMATAFMLAHPYGMARVMSSFGWQHTDQGPPSHLNGNTKDVPINVDGTCGDGWVCEHRWRQIMNMAAFRNVVNGQPHSNWWDNGSNQVAFGRGNRGFIVFNNDNWQLDVTLNTGMPGGIYCDVISGQKQGEVCTGKAIHVKLDGHAHFVISNTDEDPMVAIHAESKL, from the exons ATGATGAAGTACATTGTTGTGTTGGCCGTCCTGTGTCTGGGTCTGAGTTGGGCTTACAACAATCCACACACAAAGCACGGCAGACAGACCATCGTCCACTTGTTCGAGTGGAAGTGGACTGACATCGCAGCCGAGTGTGAGAGGTTCCTCGCTCCCAAAGGATATGCTGGGGTTCAG ATCTCTCCTCCCCAGGAGAGCATTGTTTTGACCAACCCCTGGAGGCCCTGGTGGGAGAggtatcagccaatcagctacAACCTGTGTTCCAGATCAGGAAATGAGAATGACCTCAAAGACATGATCACCAGATGCAACAATGTTGGG GTCAACATCTACGTCGACGCTGTCATCAACCACATGTGTGGATCCGGAGCTGGCGAGGGAACCCATTCCAACTGTGGAACCTACTTCAATGCTAACAAGAGGGAGTTTCCCTCCATTCCGTATGGTGCCTTTGACTTCAACAATGCCAAGTGCAAAACCAGCAGCGGCAACATTGAGAACTACAATGATATCAATCAG GTGCGCGACTGTAAACTGGTGAGTCTACTGGACCTTGCCCTGGAAAAGGACTACGTTAGGGGCAAGGTTGCGGACTACATGAACAAGCTGATCGACATGGGGGTGGCTGGGTTCAGAGTTGACGCCTGCAAGCACATGTGGCCCGGCGACATGGAGGCTGTGTTTGGACGTCTCCACAACCTCAACGCTAAATGGTTCGACAAGAACTCCAGGCCCTTTATATTCCAGGAG GTTATTGATATGGGATTTGAAGCCATCAAGGCCTCAGAGTACTTCCACCTGGGCAGAGTGACTGAGTTCAAGTATTCAGTCAAACTGGGAACCATCATGAGGAAGTGGGACAATGAAAAGCTGTGTTACACAAA GAACTGGGGTGAGGGTTGGGGCTTCATGCCTAGCCACAATGCTCTGGTGTTTGTGGATAACCATGATAACCAGAGAGGCCATGGAGCAGGAGGACCATCCATTGTCACCCACAAGGACTCCAG GCTTTACAAGATGGCCACTGCCTTCATGCTAGCCCATCCCTATGGAATGGCCCGGGTCATGTCCTCCTTTGGCTGGCAACATACCGATCAGGGCCCTCCCAGCCACTTGAACGGGAACACCAAGGACGTTCCCATCAACGTTGACGGCACCTGTGGTGACGGTTGGGTGTGTGAGCACCGGTGGCGCCAGATCAT GAACATGGCTGCCTTCCGTAACGTGGTGAATGGACAGCCCCATTCCAACTGGTGGGATAATGGCAGCAACCAGGTAGCCTTCGGACGCGGGAACCGTGGCTTCATTGTCTTTAACAATGACAACtg GCAACTGGATGTGACTCTGAATACTGGAATGCCTGGTGGCATCTACTGTGATGTCATTTCTGGCCAGAAGCAAGGAGAGGTCTGCACTGGGAAGGCCATCCATGTCAAGTTGGATGGCCACGCCCACTTCGTGATCAGCAACACCGATGAGGATCCCATGGTGGCAATCCATGCTGAGTCCAAGCTGTAA